One window from the genome of Fulvivirga lutea encodes:
- a CDS encoding M28 family peptidase, with the protein MKKLLTLSCLSLLAFSCTQKHHTDSELLSYTELVSPDRIEHHVAALAHDSLMGRYPGTPEYQKAMDYVANEFKALGIKPLGDKEGSSYFQPLTLLNVRTDKADSYLTANGDTLNYDQDYFFYAGASEATANFEGELVFAGYGVDAPELGYSDFDKVDVDGKVMVIFSGAPESFPISERAYFSSSDTKLQTAIEKGAVGLIYAYEPGSRYSFERSLTYTDKGRTNIILPDGTTSGRSSYGNKLKVNGYLNDPVFERLMGYTLDSISNSLKQGILLQPKETQRITGKVSGISSKIESANVVGVLEGEELSDEYIVHSGHLDHLGVGRPVEGDSIYNGAQDNAVGISAMIEIARLYTRLGYKPKRSVIFLAVTAEEMGLLGSKYFAASPTVPMSQIVANVNTDMPTVVAPLLSIEPLGGAHSSLMNQVERTANLLDLRVDEDHMPEQVRFVRSDQLNFILKGVPSLSITYGIKASDSTQTIAGLFDTFREERYHKPSDELDNTFDFDAAKKYVRLQFMVSYFINEAEERPTWNEGDFFARFAK; encoded by the coding sequence ATGAAGAAACTACTGACCCTCAGTTGTTTATCTCTTTTAGCATTCAGTTGCACTCAAAAGCACCACACAGATTCAGAACTACTTAGCTATACTGAGTTAGTATCGCCAGACAGAATAGAGCACCATGTAGCGGCTTTAGCACATGATAGTCTGATGGGAAGATATCCCGGAACACCGGAATACCAAAAAGCCATGGACTATGTGGCCAATGAGTTTAAAGCGTTGGGAATTAAACCGTTAGGAGACAAGGAGGGAAGCAGCTATTTTCAGCCGTTGACACTCTTAAATGTACGAACTGATAAAGCAGACAGTTACCTGACAGCCAATGGAGATACACTGAATTATGACCAGGATTACTTCTTTTATGCAGGTGCTTCAGAAGCGACCGCCAATTTTGAAGGTGAACTCGTTTTTGCCGGCTATGGCGTAGATGCCCCTGAACTGGGCTATAGCGATTTTGATAAGGTAGATGTTGATGGCAAGGTAATGGTAATCTTTAGTGGCGCACCGGAAAGTTTTCCAATCAGTGAGCGTGCGTATTTCAGCAGCTCCGATACCAAATTGCAAACAGCGATTGAAAAGGGTGCTGTAGGCTTAATTTACGCGTACGAACCCGGAAGCAGATACTCGTTTGAAAGAAGTTTAACCTATACCGATAAAGGTCGCACGAACATCATATTACCTGATGGAACTACCTCAGGTAGAAGCTCTTATGGGAATAAGCTGAAAGTTAATGGTTACCTGAATGACCCTGTATTTGAAAGGCTCATGGGCTATACACTAGACTCCATAAGCAACAGTTTAAAACAAGGCATTTTGTTGCAACCAAAGGAAACGCAACGAATAACCGGCAAGGTGAGTGGAATAAGCTCAAAAATAGAAAGTGCCAATGTGGTAGGCGTTTTAGAAGGTGAGGAGTTAAGCGATGAATACATCGTGCATAGCGGCCATTTAGATCACTTGGGAGTAGGAAGGCCAGTTGAAGGAGATAGCATTTACAACGGTGCACAGGATAATGCAGTGGGCATCAGTGCTATGATAGAAATAGCACGATTATATACCCGTTTGGGCTATAAACCGAAGCGATCGGTGATATTTTTAGCCGTAACTGCTGAGGAAATGGGTTTGTTGGGTTCGAAGTATTTTGCTGCATCGCCAACAGTGCCCATGTCGCAAATTGTGGCCAATGTAAATACAGATATGCCTACAGTAGTGGCTCCATTGCTTTCAATTGAGCCATTGGGCGGGGCACATAGTAGTTTGATGAACCAGGTGGAGCGTACGGCCAACTTGCTGGATTTGCGCGTGGACGAGGATCATATGCCGGAACAGGTGCGTTTTGTGAGGAGCGATCAGTTGAACTTTATTTTAAAAGGAGTACCGTCTTTGAGTATTACCTATGGAATAAAAGCATCGGATTCTACCCAAACCATTGCAGGCCTTTTCGATACTTTTAGGGAAGAGAGGTATCACAAACCTTCTGATGAGCTGGACAACACCTTTGACTTCGATGCTGCGAAAAAATATGTACGGTTGCAGTTTATGGTGAGTTATTTTATCAATGAAGCGGAAGAAAGACCCACCTGGAATGAAGGCGATTTCTTTGCACGTTTCGCGAAGTAA
- a CDS encoding ABC transporter permease, producing the protein MNKTISPPKLYTKWFRWFCADDYYEELQGDLEEAFYLNVEKYGPAKARAIYIREVWLMLRPSVIKKIKGQATNSNNIDMIRNYLKIALRNILGQKVYSTINILGLAVGMAATILISLYVQHELSYDEYHTKSDRIYRASREWLNANGESSLHLGHLAPPFGPFLATDFDGILEEVVRINSGYGPLMSYNDKKFEEDGFFWAEGNLFHVFSWKFIEGDPKTALTEPNAIVLTQSAADRYFSGEDPMGKSITFNNFGTEVDFKITGIIQDSPPNSHFQFSMFASFVTLENFFGRENMMQNWGSNNYATYLLLEEGKSIEELESQIPAFIDKHLGEHGGEPASTTNKLHFMPLTDIHLHSHLDSEIEANSDIKYVYTYTIIAVFILIIACINFMNLSTARSMKRAKEVGVRKVMGAFRSSLIRQFITESVLIASISAILSLGLVVLVLPWFNDFSGKQLSFTTVDPLFFAALMVGVVLAVGFLAGSYPAFFLSSFAPVKVLKGSKLNSHKKLNLRSALVVFQFFISICLLIGVGVINDQIEYMKTKDLGFNKENMVVLPSNNEIHANFELIRNRLMEQPSIEDVTFSSRVPSGRLLDSQGGEFEIDGEMKRIDFRVADIHVDHSYLKTLDVKFLAGRNFDHKLASDSSEAFILNKAAIEALGYSSMEEAIDKKFNYGGRNGYIIGVVDDFHFESLKQEIAPIVFVVTQGRARFVIVKVKDGQEDEAVAYLKEEWTHLREGFPFDYYTIGDRFNSQYEAEEKLGELVNYFSFLAIFVAILGLFGLSSFSVEQNLKEIGIRKVLGASVKQVVYMFTKRFALLVIIGIAIAIPVSYYGMDQWLAEFPYATDLEPVTFIIGSVVALAFALITVSFEIVRGAVSNPVNTLRNE; encoded by the coding sequence ATGAATAAAACAATTAGCCCGCCCAAGCTATATACGAAATGGTTTAGGTGGTTTTGTGCAGATGATTATTATGAAGAGCTACAGGGCGACTTAGAAGAGGCTTTTTATCTCAATGTTGAGAAATATGGTCCTGCTAAAGCCCGAGCCATTTATATACGTGAAGTATGGCTCATGCTGCGTCCATCGGTCATTAAAAAAATTAAAGGTCAAGCAACAAACTCAAACAACATAGATATGATACGCAACTATTTAAAGATTGCCCTCAGGAACATTCTGGGGCAAAAGGTCTATTCAACAATTAACATTTTAGGGCTGGCGGTAGGCATGGCAGCCACTATATTAATTTCGCTGTACGTTCAACACGAGCTTAGTTATGATGAATACCACACTAAATCTGATCGGATTTACCGTGCATCCAGAGAGTGGCTGAATGCCAATGGAGAGTCCAGCTTGCATTTAGGGCATCTGGCACCACCTTTTGGGCCATTTCTGGCGACTGATTTCGATGGAATCCTTGAAGAAGTCGTTCGGATTAATTCAGGTTACGGGCCGCTCATGTCTTATAACGATAAGAAATTTGAAGAAGATGGCTTTTTCTGGGCTGAAGGTAATCTGTTTCATGTGTTTTCATGGAAGTTTATTGAAGGCGACCCAAAAACTGCGCTAACGGAGCCTAATGCCATAGTTCTAACACAATCAGCAGCAGATAGATATTTCAGTGGCGAAGACCCCATGGGTAAATCCATTACCTTCAACAATTTTGGTACAGAGGTCGATTTCAAGATAACCGGTATTATTCAGGATAGCCCGCCAAATTCGCATTTTCAATTTTCCATGTTTGCCTCTTTTGTGACGTTAGAAAACTTCTTCGGGCGTGAGAATATGATGCAAAACTGGGGTAGTAATAACTACGCTACCTACTTACTCTTGGAAGAAGGTAAGTCTATTGAAGAACTAGAAAGCCAAATTCCTGCATTTATTGACAAACATCTGGGTGAACATGGCGGAGAACCAGCTTCAACTACGAACAAGCTGCACTTTATGCCCCTAACGGACATTCACTTGCATTCACATCTGGACTCTGAAATTGAAGCGAATAGCGACATAAAATACGTTTATACCTATACCATCATAGCAGTATTCATCCTCATCATTGCATGTATCAACTTCATGAACCTTTCTACTGCTCGCTCTATGAAACGAGCCAAAGAAGTGGGAGTTCGAAAAGTGATGGGAGCTTTCAGGTCCTCGCTCATCAGGCAGTTTATTACTGAATCTGTTTTGATAGCGAGTATCTCAGCGATATTATCTTTAGGACTGGTTGTTTTAGTGCTTCCCTGGTTTAATGATTTCAGTGGTAAGCAATTATCGTTCACCACCGTTGACCCGCTATTTTTCGCGGCTTTAATGGTAGGTGTGGTGCTGGCCGTTGGTTTCTTAGCAGGTAGTTACCCGGCTTTCTTCCTTTCTTCATTTGCTCCTGTTAAAGTGCTGAAGGGCAGTAAGTTAAACAGCCACAAAAAATTAAATCTTAGAAGTGCTCTCGTTGTATTTCAGTTCTTTATTTCTATCTGTTTGCTGATAGGTGTAGGCGTTATTAACGATCAGATCGAATACATGAAAACCAAAGATTTGGGTTTTAACAAGGAGAATATGGTGGTGCTACCATCTAACAATGAAATACATGCCAATTTTGAGTTAATCAGAAACCGCCTAATGGAGCAACCAAGTATCGAGGATGTGACCTTTAGCAGTAGAGTGCCTTCGGGCAGGCTGCTGGACTCTCAAGGTGGTGAATTTGAAATTGATGGTGAAATGAAGCGTATTGATTTTCGTGTGGCTGACATTCATGTTGATCATAGCTATCTGAAAACGCTCGATGTTAAATTTTTAGCAGGCAGAAACTTTGATCATAAGCTGGCCAGCGATTCCAGTGAGGCATTTATTTTAAACAAAGCGGCCATTGAGGCTTTAGGTTATAGCTCGATGGAAGAAGCTATTGACAAAAAGTTTAACTACGGTGGCAGAAACGGTTATATCATTGGCGTGGTTGATGATTTTCATTTCGAATCGTTAAAGCAGGAAATTGCCCCCATCGTATTTGTGGTTACCCAAGGTAGGGCCCGCTTTGTCATTGTAAAAGTAAAAGATGGCCAGGAAGATGAGGCCGTGGCATATTTAAAAGAAGAATGGACACACTTGAGAGAAGGTTTTCCATTTGATTATTATACCATTGGCGACCGGTTCAACTCACAATATGAAGCCGAAGAGAAGCTAGGAGAGTTGGTTAACTATTTTTCTTTCTTAGCCATTTTCGTGGCTATTCTGGGCTTGTTTGGCCTGTCATCGTTTAGTGTAGAACAGAATCTGAAGGAAATAGGTATTCGTAAGGTGTTAGGCGCTTCTGTGAAGCAGGTGGTGTACATGTTCACCAAGCGCTTTGCCCTGTTGGTAATCATCGGTATCGCCATCGCAATACCTGTGAGTTATTATGGTATGGATCAATGGCTGGCAGAATTTCCTTATGCTACCGATTTAGAGCCCGTTACGTTTATTATAGGGTCTGTAGTAGCACTAGCTTTCGCACTGATAACGGTGAGTTTTGAAATTGTTCGGGGTGCTGTGAGCAACCCGGTAAATACCCTTAGAAACGAGTAA
- a CDS encoding PadR family transcriptional regulator, with the protein MKGTYLGEFQEIVLLAVLILQDEAYGTRIQEEIQNEMKRSLSRGALHTALTRLEEKGFLKSEFGGATEERGGRRKRLYTVTNLGKESLNEARALREQLWNKVPNIALNTSYVL; encoded by the coding sequence ATGAAAGGTACATATTTAGGTGAATTTCAGGAGATCGTGCTTCTGGCGGTATTAATTCTACAAGATGAGGCGTATGGTACTCGCATCCAGGAAGAAATACAAAATGAAATGAAGCGATCTTTAAGTAGGGGGGCATTGCATACCGCACTCACACGATTAGAAGAAAAGGGGTTTCTTAAATCAGAGTTTGGTGGTGCTACTGAAGAACGCGGGGGCAGGCGCAAGCGACTTTATACGGTGACTAACCTGGGCAAAGAATCGCTAAATGAAGCCAGAGCTCTTCGCGAGCAACTGTGGAATAAGGTACCCAACATAGCATTGAACACTAGTTATGTTTTATGA
- a CDS encoding DNA polymerase III subunit alpha yields the protein MYINTHTYYSFKYGVISPKELLAQAQYYGLSTMALTDINATSGSLILVREAQKYNVKPVLGIDFRNGADQQFVCLAKNNEGFQELNEFLSYHLHQERPIPPRAPVFQHVFIIYPFAKAANYTLNENEFIGIRQADLPKLWSSEWKRNPEKLVAMPSISFRHKRDFNTHRLLRAIDNNTLLSKLPKAEEGSKDDLFLSPDQFNSIYADYPYLVENANKLLNQCHIHFDFYTDIPQNLKTYTGSEKQDFKLLRRLCLRGMPYRYPQRGIKIMRRLVKELQIIKQKQFVSYFLINCKIINYARKKKYYYVGRGSGANSVVAYLLRITDVDPIDLDLYFERFINLYRQNPPDFDIDFSSRDRDDVTRFIFEFFNKKSPNGVALLATFNTFKQKAAIRELGKVFGLPPHEIDKLIEGREPPDEMGRLVLKYATYIADLPNHLSIHAGGVLIANKPIQYFTATSLPPKGFPTTHFDMHIAEDVGLYKFDILAQRGLGKIKDCLALIKKNCPDDPEIDIHDFKPLKKDPRIKELLREAQAIGCFYVESPAMRMLLKKLRADEYLGLVAASSIIRPGVAKSGMMRQYIVRFREPERRNDAHPVLQKIMPDTYGIMVYQEDVIKVAHHFAGLDLGEADVLRRGMSGKFRSREEFQRVKEKFFSNCLEKGYERDITADVWRQIESFAGYAFAKGHSASYAVESYQSLFLKAYYPLEYMVATINNGGGFYRVELYVHEARMHGAEIFPPCVNKSHHATAIYGKDIYLGFWLVKDLEEKVIDRIVAERQRGGEFSDLEDVIRRVVISLEQLIILIRIGGFRFTGINKKELLWRAHFLLGNTKKSTPDTPLFKVDYKRLTIPKLSIDLMEDAFDEMELIGFPLSNPFSLLQGEFKSTFCMRDLKKQVGKVVTILGYLIAIKNTSTSNGKRMNFGTFIDLEGNFIDTVHFPPSVERWPFRGRGVYTITGKVVEEYDFPSIEVIMMEKERYIDDPRYSVNAGGELEL from the coding sequence ATGTACATCAACACACATACATATTACAGCTTCAAATACGGAGTAATTAGCCCGAAAGAGTTGCTTGCCCAGGCGCAGTATTACGGATTGTCAACAATGGCACTTACTGATATCAACGCTACTTCAGGGAGCCTTATTTTAGTTCGAGAAGCTCAAAAATATAATGTAAAGCCTGTATTGGGAATTGATTTTAGAAACGGTGCTGACCAGCAATTTGTGTGTCTGGCTAAAAACAATGAGGGCTTTCAGGAACTGAACGAATTTCTCTCATACCATTTGCATCAGGAGAGACCGATACCGCCAAGAGCCCCGGTTTTTCAGCATGTATTTATCATTTATCCATTTGCAAAAGCAGCTAACTACACGCTTAATGAGAACGAATTTATAGGCATTCGTCAGGCTGATTTACCTAAATTATGGTCTTCCGAATGGAAAAGGAATCCTGAAAAGCTGGTGGCAATGCCCTCCATCAGTTTCCGCCATAAGCGCGATTTCAACACTCACAGGCTACTCCGCGCTATAGATAACAACACCTTACTTAGTAAGCTCCCAAAGGCCGAAGAAGGCAGTAAAGATGACCTCTTTCTATCGCCAGATCAGTTTAACTCAATCTATGCTGATTACCCTTACCTGGTAGAAAATGCTAACAAACTACTCAATCAATGTCATATTCACTTTGATTTTTATACCGACATCCCACAAAACCTGAAAACCTACACAGGCTCTGAAAAACAGGATTTTAAGCTTTTAAGGAGGCTTTGCTTGCGAGGTATGCCTTACAGGTATCCGCAAAGGGGCATTAAAATCATGCGCAGGCTGGTCAAAGAGTTGCAGATCATCAAACAAAAGCAGTTTGTTTCCTACTTTCTTATCAACTGCAAAATCATCAATTATGCCCGTAAGAAGAAGTATTACTATGTAGGTAGGGGAAGTGGCGCCAATAGCGTTGTAGCTTATTTATTGCGCATTACAGATGTAGATCCCATCGATCTGGATTTGTATTTTGAGCGGTTTATTAACCTGTACAGGCAAAACCCTCCTGACTTTGATATCGATTTTTCATCGCGAGACCGTGATGATGTTACACGCTTTATTTTTGAGTTCTTCAATAAGAAATCACCGAACGGAGTGGCTCTTTTGGCTACCTTCAACACGTTTAAGCAAAAGGCCGCCATACGGGAGCTGGGCAAGGTTTTTGGCCTGCCACCTCATGAAATTGACAAGCTCATAGAAGGAAGGGAACCACCTGACGAAATGGGGCGGTTAGTTTTAAAATACGCAACATATATTGCCGATTTGCCTAATCATTTGAGTATCCATGCTGGTGGGGTGTTAATTGCAAATAAGCCCATTCAGTACTTTACGGCTACCAGCCTGCCGCCTAAGGGTTTTCCAACTACCCACTTTGATATGCACATTGCCGAAGATGTAGGCCTGTACAAGTTCGACATCCTGGCGCAACGGGGATTGGGCAAGATCAAAGATTGCCTGGCACTGATTAAGAAAAACTGTCCTGATGATCCGGAAATAGACATCCATGACTTTAAACCGCTAAAGAAAGACCCTCGCATAAAAGAGCTTCTGCGCGAGGCACAAGCCATCGGCTGCTTTTATGTGGAATCTCCTGCCATGCGCATGCTATTAAAAAAACTTCGGGCCGATGAGTATTTAGGGTTAGTGGCTGCCAGCTCTATTATACGCCCCGGAGTAGCTAAATCCGGTATGATGCGCCAGTACATTGTACGATTTAGAGAGCCCGAACGCAGAAATGACGCTCACCCCGTACTGCAAAAGATAATGCCGGATACGTATGGCATAATGGTGTATCAGGAAGATGTAATTAAAGTAGCGCACCACTTTGCGGGGTTAGATTTAGGGGAAGCAGATGTATTGCGGAGAGGAATGTCCGGCAAGTTTAGGTCAAGGGAGGAGTTTCAACGAGTAAAAGAGAAGTTCTTTAGTAACTGCTTAGAAAAGGGCTATGAGCGCGATATTACCGCAGATGTATGGCGCCAGATCGAAAGCTTTGCCGGCTATGCCTTTGCTAAAGGCCATTCAGCCTCTTATGCGGTAGAAAGTTACCAGAGCTTATTTTTAAAAGCATATTACCCGCTAGAGTACATGGTGGCTACCATTAACAATGGCGGTGGATTTTACAGGGTAGAGTTGTACGTGCATGAAGCACGCATGCATGGCGCTGAAATATTTCCCCCTTGTGTGAACAAAAGCCATCATGCAACGGCCATTTATGGTAAGGATATCTATTTAGGATTCTGGCTGGTGAAAGACCTGGAAGAAAAAGTAATTGATCGAATAGTAGCTGAACGGCAGCGGGGCGGAGAATTTAGTGACCTGGAAGATGTAATTAGAAGAGTGGTAATATCGCTTGAACAGCTAATTATTTTAATACGAATCGGAGGGTTTAGGTTTACAGGAATTAATAAAAAAGAACTGCTTTGGCGAGCTCATTTTTTACTGGGCAACACTAAGAAGTCTACTCCTGATACTCCGCTATTTAAGGTTGATTATAAGCGACTTACGATACCTAAGCTAAGTATTGATTTAATGGAAGATGCCTTTGATGAAATGGAGTTAATAGGTTTTCCATTGTCCAATCCGTTTAGTCTTTTGCAAGGTGAATTTAAGAGCACCTTTTGTATGCGCGATTTAAAGAAGCAAGTAGGTAAGGTGGTCACTATTTTGGGTTATCTGATTGCCATCAAAAACACCAGCACATCGAATGGTAAGCGCATGAACTTTGGCACATTTATAGATTTAGAAGGCAATTTTATTGATACCGTACATTTCCCGCCATCAGTTGAACGCTGGCCTTTTAGAGGGCGTGGAGTTTACACTATCACCGGAAAGGTGGTAGAAGAATATGATTTTCCATCTATCGAAGTGATAATGATGGAGAAGGAGCGGTATATCGATGATCCGAGGTATTCGGTAAATGCCGGAGGGGAACTTGAGTTGTAA
- the dinB gene encoding DNA polymerase IV produces the protein MENRSILHLDLDTFFVSCERLIDSRLIGKPILIGGVTDRGVVASCSYEARKFGVHSAMPMKLAKQLCPEAIQIKGNSMTYSKKSEEVTAIVKEEVPIYEKTSIDEFYADLTGMDKFFNSYKMASELRQKITKETGLPISFGLSENKTVSKIATGEAKPDNQLKVDYGFEKSFLAPLSVKKIPMIGDKTFQVLCGLGIKRIETIQQMPVELMEKVLGKNGISIWRKANGIDNSIVEPYSERKSISTERTFDRDTTDIVKLKAIMLAMAENLAFQLRRGQKLTSCVTVKVRYSDFNTYTLQNRVPYTSADHMLIPKVLELFDKLYNKRLLVRLIGVRFSHLVNGGYQINLFEDATEMINLYHAMDKIRDKHGDRKVMRAAGIEAKTISRFNPFTGEPPPLLANRRA, from the coding sequence ATGGAAAATCGCTCTATTTTACATCTTGATTTAGACACTTTTTTCGTGTCGTGTGAGCGATTGATTGACAGTCGCTTGATAGGAAAACCGATACTTATTGGAGGAGTAACGGATCGTGGGGTAGTAGCTTCCTGCAGCTACGAAGCCCGGAAGTTTGGAGTGCATTCTGCTATGCCTATGAAGCTGGCCAAACAGCTTTGTCCCGAGGCCATTCAGATTAAAGGCAACTCTATGACGTACAGTAAAAAGTCAGAAGAAGTAACGGCTATTGTCAAAGAAGAGGTGCCCATCTATGAGAAAACTTCTATCGATGAATTCTATGCTGACCTTACTGGCATGGATAAATTCTTTAATAGTTATAAAATGGCTTCGGAGCTTCGGCAAAAGATTACGAAAGAAACCGGACTTCCCATTTCTTTTGGTTTATCGGAAAACAAAACTGTTTCTAAAATAGCCACTGGCGAGGCTAAACCGGATAATCAATTAAAAGTGGATTATGGTTTTGAAAAGTCTTTTCTGGCGCCACTCTCCGTAAAGAAAATACCCATGATTGGTGATAAGACTTTTCAGGTACTATGTGGTTTGGGTATCAAACGCATTGAAACAATTCAGCAAATGCCTGTGGAGTTGATGGAAAAGGTATTAGGCAAGAATGGCATTTCTATCTGGCGCAAAGCCAATGGTATTGATAATTCCATTGTAGAGCCTTATTCCGAACGCAAGTCTATTTCCACAGAACGCACCTTTGATCGTGACACAACTGATATAGTAAAACTCAAAGCCATTATGCTGGCGATGGCCGAAAATCTGGCTTTTCAGTTGCGTAGGGGGCAGAAGCTTACTTCGTGTGTAACGGTGAAAGTCCGTTACTCTGATTTCAATACTTACACATTGCAGAACAGGGTTCCTTACACGTCTGCAGATCATATGCTTATTCCTAAGGTGCTGGAGCTGTTCGATAAGCTTTATAATAAGCGATTACTCGTGCGCCTGATAGGTGTGAGGTTTAGCCATTTAGTGAATGGAGGGTATCAGATCAATTTATTTGAAGATGCTACAGAGATGATCAATCTATACCATGCTATGGATAAGATTAGAGATAAACATGGAGACCGAAAAGTAATGCGCGCTGCAGGCATTGAAGCGAAAACTATCAGCAGGTTTAACCCCTTTACAGGAGAACCGCCACCGCTTTTGGCGAATAGGAGAGCTTAA
- a CDS encoding rhodanese-like domain-containing protein, whose product MIKNIILITLIAFSCNSKPADTNQNETVSKRLSLEEFNQVIKNENVQLVDVRTPEEYSRGFIDGAVNIDFQSAEFLKTCESQLDKAKPLAVYCAAGGRSSKAMAQLKAAGFTEIYELGVGYNGYK is encoded by the coding sequence ATGATAAAGAACATAATACTGATTACACTCATCGCCTTTTCATGCAACTCAAAACCTGCGGATACTAACCAGAATGAAACGGTATCAAAAAGATTGAGCCTGGAAGAATTCAATCAGGTAATTAAAAACGAAAACGTTCAGTTAGTTGATGTAAGAACACCAGAAGAATATTCCAGAGGATTTATCGATGGAGCTGTCAATATTGATTTTCAGTCAGCAGAATTCCTGAAAACCTGTGAATCGCAGCTTGATAAAGCCAAGCCATTGGCTGTATACTGTGCTGCCGGTGGAAGAAGTTCTAAAGCTATGGCTCAATTAAAGGCAGCAGGCTTCACGGAGATTTATGAGTTAGGTGTGGGGTATAACGGATATAAATAG
- a CDS encoding DUF6340 family protein translates to MKLTKYLLIALVLSVGCSGTRTVTMNSMRPAEITFPSYVNSLLIVDRSKFEKDAINILEGVLTGELPGEDKAGAQEMMNAFQTQLSYSPRFSTRIAEQRLDGNSITAAFPDQLPWVKVKQMCDQYNSEAMVALEIFDSDFIITDGVRKVKKTVGEGENKREVEVDEFYAEGVGNLSIGIRLYDPAAKSIVDQQLIRETNTWTAAGASKKEALASLISKGDATRYLGRQAGRDYAFKIAPMPIRISRTFYGKSKKAPELERGSRLADVGKWQEAADMWESGISGSADKEAGKLAYNVAIAYEVLGEMDLAQDWAQKAYVTYGNKDARQYSSTLKNRIRQEQRAQDQMN, encoded by the coding sequence ATGAAACTTACAAAATACCTACTTATAGCCCTTGTATTATCAGTTGGTTGTTCAGGAACACGAACTGTAACAATGAATTCGATGCGACCGGCAGAAATCACATTTCCAAGTTATGTAAATAGCCTTTTAATTGTTGATCGGTCAAAATTCGAAAAAGATGCCATCAATATTTTAGAAGGAGTTTTAACCGGTGAGCTGCCTGGAGAAGATAAAGCAGGAGCACAGGAAATGATGAATGCATTTCAAACCCAACTTTCATACTCACCAAGGTTTTCAACAAGAATTGCTGAGCAGCGACTTGATGGAAATAGTATAACGGCAGCCTTTCCAGATCAACTTCCTTGGGTGAAGGTGAAGCAGATGTGCGATCAGTATAACTCAGAAGCAATGGTGGCATTAGAAATATTTGATTCTGATTTTATTATTACTGATGGCGTGAGAAAGGTAAAGAAAACCGTTGGTGAAGGGGAAAATAAAAGAGAAGTTGAGGTGGATGAGTTTTATGCAGAAGGTGTAGGTAATCTGAGCATAGGCATCCGGTTGTATGATCCTGCCGCTAAAAGCATAGTTGACCAGCAATTGATCAGAGAAACCAATACATGGACTGCCGCAGGAGCTTCTAAAAAGGAGGCATTGGCCTCATTAATCTCTAAAGGCGATGCCACCAGATACTTGGGTAGACAAGCAGGCAGGGATTATGCATTTAAAATTGCACCCATGCCCATTCGAATTTCAAGAACATTTTACGGGAAGTCAAAGAAAGCCCCTGAACTGGAAAGAGGCTCTCGCTTAGCAGATGTGGGCAAATGGCAGGAGGCTGCTGATATGTGGGAAAGTGGTATTAGTGGCTCTGCAGACAAAGAAGCTGGCAAGCTAGCCTATAATGTAGCCATTGCGTACGAAGTACTGGGTGAAATGGATTTAGCACAGGATTGGGCCCAAAAGGCATATGTTACCTATGGTAATAAAGATGCTCGCCAATATTCCTCAACTTTGAAGAACAGAATAAGACAGGAGCAAAGAGCTCAGGACCAAATGAATTAA
- a CDS encoding tetratricopeptide repeat protein, which yields MKQTAQDHFNHAIALCRNKQFEDAIEHFNAAIHLQPSETDFLYNRGKAYLKLRKLDLALIDFNSIIDIQPNNPYYLSERAVVLHLNGDNKSALADLDRAAELEPNKPYRYSSRAYIKEKAGDIEGAIADYERCIELDPQDAIAYNNKGLAEEKLGYIERSKKSFKTADELDTQSNNVTVTSDSNAVEETDKTNLSTKDYLSTLKSLATDKSERNSFKKYLKSLFKKS from the coding sequence ATGAAACAGACAGCACAGGATCATTTTAATCATGCCATAGCACTTTGTAGAAATAAGCAATTTGAAGATGCTATCGAGCATTTTAATGCAGCTATTCACTTACAACCCTCTGAAACAGACTTTTTATACAATCGTGGGAAAGCGTACCTGAAACTCAGAAAGCTTGACCTTGCTTTGATAGATTTTAATTCTATTATCGACATACAACCTAATAATCCATACTATTTAAGCGAACGAGCGGTTGTTTTGCATCTGAATGGTGATAATAAATCTGCATTGGCGGACCTGGACAGGGCAGCAGAATTGGAACCCAATAAACCTTACAGGTATTCCAGTAGAGCGTATATTAAGGAGAAAGCCGGTGATATTGAAGGCGCCATTGCAGATTATGAGCGATGCATTGAGTTAGACCCTCAAGATGCAATAGCATACAATAACAAAGGACTGGCAGAGGAAAAACTTGGATACATCGAACGATCTAAAAAGAGCTTCAAAACTGCAGATGAACTGGATACGCAAAGTAATAATGTTACCGTAACATCAGATAGTAATGCCGTAGAAGAGACAGATAAAACCAACTTATCAACCAAAGATTATCTTTCAACACTTAAATCTCTTGCCACAGATAAAAGTGAGAGAAATTCCTTTAAGAAGTATTTAAAAAGCTTATTTAAAAAGAGTTGA